The Thalassotalea piscium sequence ATGCGCCGGTTAATACTTCAGATACTCATGAAGCTAATACTGAGCTATCAGCAGCGTCTGAGCAAGTGACTAACAATGTAGCAAGCGACGAAGTTGAAACTATAAAAAGCGTTGATGAAGTATCAATTGAGGCCAAAGCTTTAACGCCTAAAAACAAACCTGTAAAGAAAGTTAAAGCTAAGTTACCAAGTAGTAAGCCTACACAGCGTAAACAAAGCCATGCTTCTTCAGGAATGGTTAAAACTGAAACGATTAATACTATTTCTGAGTTACCTACCGCTTTTGCTGAAAGCAACGAGCGATTAACTCACTCGTTATCAGGTAGAGTGGCAATGATTGCCGACGCTAAAAGTAGAGCTGCTTGTGGACCAACTAAGCCATAAGGCTCTAGTTTGTAGGTAAGCAATTTTTATTAAAACGCCAGTAATTATACTGGCGTTTTTTATTTTCGATTAATAAAAAATAAGCAATTTAAATTTTTATTAACCCTTGGTTAGCTTGTAAAACAGCATTACCAACACCTTTAACTTCGAGTAACTCTTGTAACGAAGTAAACTTTCCATGTTGTTCACGATAATCAATTATCGCTTGAGCACGCTTTGCCCCGACTCCTTTAAGGGTTGCTAATTGTGTGGCATCTGCATTATTGAGGTCAATTATAGCTTGCTGAACTTGTTCAGTTTTCGCTTGAACATCACTCGGGTTTTCTACTGCAGAAGCATTAAATAAAGTAGCAGAGAATAAAAGAATAGATAGGGGTAAGAGTTTAGATTTTGTCATAATATTCGTTCCTTGTTAGTAACCTAAAGTGTTATTAATCATTTAATAACACTTTAGGTTTAGAACTGAATATTTGATATGTCAAGTAAATATAAATTTTATTTTAAATTAATGTTGCATTAATTTGTTGTAAAACATTAAGAGGATCTGAAGCGCCAGTGATCGGTCGCCCTATAACTAAATAATCCACACCAACTGCTATTGCTTGCTCTGGTGTCATAATTCTTTTTTGATCGTCACTATTTGAGCCTGATGGCCTAATACCCGGCGTAATGAGTTTAAAGTCATTGCCTAATTGCGCTTTTAGCGACTTGGCTTCCCAGGCAGAGCAAACTACACCATCTAAACCTGAGTTTTTAGTAAGTGTTGCAAGTGCTAATACTTGCTGCTCTGGTGTTTTATTTATACCTAAGCCAGTCAAATCTTCTTGTCCCATACTCGTTAATACGGTAACAGCGATCAATAAAGGTGAATTATTACCATAAGACTCAAGCGCTTGCTTAGACTTTATCATCATCTCTGTGCCGCCACTTGCATGTACATTTACCATCCATACACCAAGATCAGCTGCAGCAGTTACAGCTTTTGCTACAGTATTGGGAATATCATGAAATTTCAGATCCAAAAAAACATCGAAGCCTTTATTTGTTAGTTGTTTGACAAAGTCGGGACCAAAATAAGTAAACATCTCTTTGCCTACTTTAAGCCGGCAATCGCTAGGTTGAATTTTATCAACAAAGGATAAAGCATCTGATTTTTTATTAAAATCTAAAGCAACCACCACTTTAGGATCATTCATTATAGTTTCCTTTAATTCTTTAATTCTTTAATTCTTTAAATAGTATCGAGTAGTCTTTTATTTAAAGCACTCTACTTATTTACTCTCCCTCTAATCCACGAATAGGTTTCATTTGTTCCCAGTCATGACAAGAAGGACAAGACCAATAATGTGTACTGCTAT is a genomic window containing:
- a CDS encoding ComEA family DNA-binding protein → MTKSKLLPLSILLFSATLFNASAVENPSDVQAKTEQVQQAIIDLNNADATQLATLKGVGAKRAQAIIDYREQHGKFTSLQELLEVKGVGNAVLQANQGLIKI
- the pyrF gene encoding orotidine-5'-phosphate decarboxylase; this translates as MNDPKVVVALDFNKKSDALSFVDKIQPSDCRLKVGKEMFTYFGPDFVKQLTNKGFDVFLDLKFHDIPNTVAKAVTAAADLGVWMVNVHASGGTEMMIKSKQALESYGNNSPLLIAVTVLTSMGQEDLTGLGINKTPEQQVLALATLTKNSGLDGVVCSAWEAKSLKAQLGNDFKLITPGIRPSGSNSDDQKRIMTPEQAIAVGVDYLVIGRPITGASDPLNVLQQINATLI